One Mycolicibacterium doricum genomic window, TGCGGCTGAGCGAGAACCAGCATCGCCGAGAACGCGAGATCCTGCAGGGCATCTGGCATAACACCAAGCAGCAGACGCTCAAGAACTATGTGGCCTTCCCGCTGCTGGCCGGACCGTTCGCGCCGTGGGTGTTCGCGGGAAACCTGACCGTCAACCTCATACGCAACCTATGGCCGGACTGATCATCTTTCGCGGGCACTTCCCCGAAGACGTGCAGGAGTTCTCGATCGAGGAGGCCAAGGCCGAAACCGGCCAAGGCCGAAACCGGCGGCCAGTGGTACTTCCGCCAGGTGCTCGGTTCGGCGAACCTCATTGGCGGCAAGCTCTTCCCCCTGCTGTCGGGCAACCTGTCGGTCCAGATCGAACACCACCTGTTCCCGGACGTTCCCGCCCACCGGCACGCCGAACTCGCTCCTGCGGTGCGTGACATCTGCCGCCGCTACGGGTTGCCGTACAACGCCGCGGCCAGGTCACCAGCCCCGGCGGGGCGGGTGCGATCCAACGAGCTCACCCTTGCGGGCGACGTCGCGGCTGCGGTAGACGATGTAGGGCCGGAACAGGTAGCCGATCGGTGCGCTGAACACGTGCACCAGCCGCGTGAACGGCCACAGGCAGAACAGCACGAGCGCGATGATCACGTGGATGTGGAACCACAACGGCGCCAACGCCATCAGGTCACCGCGGGGCTGCAATATCCAGATCGACCGGAACCACGGCGCGACCGTCTGGCGGTAGTCGTGTTCGGCGCCCACCGGCGTCGCGCCGATCAGCGTGCACGCCAACCCCGCGATGATGGCCATGACCAGTACCAGATACATCACCTTGTCGTTGACCGTGGTGGCCATGAACACCGGACCGGTCGTGCGGCGCCGATAGATCAGCAGCGCGATACCCGTCAACGTGGTGACGCCGGCGATGCCTCCGAGGGCCAGGGCCTGCACGTGGTAGGCGTGTTGGCTCACACCGATCGCGTACGTCCACGATTCGGGGATGAACAGTCCGATGACGTGGCCCACGATGACGACGAGGATGCCGAAGTGGAACATCGGGCTGCCGATGCGCAGCAGGCGTGACTCGTAGAGCTGCGACGACCGGGTGGTC contains:
- the narI gene encoding respiratory nitrate reductase subunit gamma; this translates as MSGWEIFWDVAPYVTLAVVAVGIWWRYRYDKFGWTTRSSQLYESRLLRIGSPMFHFGILVVIVGHVIGLFIPESWTYAIGVSQHAYHVQALALGGIAGVTTLTGIALLIYRRRTTGPVFMATTVNDKVMYLVLVMAIIAGLACTLIGATPVGAEHDYRQTVAPWFRSIWILQPRGDLMALAPLWFHIHVIIALVLFCLWPFTRLVHVFSAPIGYLFRPYIVYRSRDVARKGELVGSHPPRRGW